Proteins encoded by one window of Bubalus bubalis isolate 160015118507 breed Murrah chromosome 4, NDDB_SH_1, whole genome shotgun sequence:
- the SMUG1 gene encoding single-strand selective monofunctional uracil DNA glycosylase isoform X1: MPISFPKQSGLQLPQSSAPGGAGEKEPETGWGSGPGDSGMAVPQPFPSGPHLQPAGALMEPQPSPRSLAEGFLQEELRLNDELRQLQFSELVGIVYNPVEYAWEPHRSYVTRYCQGPKQVLFLGMNPGPFGMAQTGVPFGEVSVVRDWLGLGGPVRTPPQEHPKRPVLGLECPQSEVSGARFWGFFRNLCGQPEVFFRHCFVHNLCPLLLLAPSGRNITPAELPAKQREQLLGVCDTALCRQVQLLGVRLVVGVGRLAEQRARRALASLMPEVQVEGLLHPSPRSPQANKGWEAVAKERLNELGLLPLLTS, from the exons ATGCCAATCTCTTTCCCTAAACAAAGTGGACTACAACTCCCACAGTCCTCCGCGCCCGGCGGGGCTGGGGAGAAGGAACCGGAAACCGGATGGGGCTCTGGACCAG GTGACAGTGGCATGGCTGTGCCCCAGCCTTTCCCATCGGGGCCCCACCTCCAGCCTGCAGGTGCCCTGATGgagccccagccctcccctcGAAGCCTGGCCGAGGGCTTCCTGCAGGAAGAGCTTCGGCTTAATGATGAGCTGAGGCAGCTGCAGTTTTCGGAGCTCGTGGGCATCGTCTACAACCCTGTGGAATATGCGTGGGAGCCACATCGCAGCTACGTGACCCGCTACTGCCAGGGCCCCAAGCAAGTGCTCTTCTTGGGCATGAACCCAGGACCCTTTGGCATGGCCCAGACGGGG GTGCCCTTTGGGGAAGTGAGTGTAGTCCGGGACTGGTTGGGCCTTGGGGGGCCTGTGCGGACCCCTCCCCAGGAGCACCCCAAGCGACCAGTGCTGGGACTGGAGTGCCCTCAGTCCGAGGTGAGCGGTGCCCGGTTCTGGGGCTTTTTCCGGAACCTCTGTGGACAGCCTGAGGTCTTCTTCCGTCACTGTTTCGTCCACAACCTGTGTCCACTGCTCCTTCTGGCTCCCAGCGGGCGCAACATCACCCCCGCTGAGCTGCCGGCCAAGCAGCGCGAGCAGCTCCTGGGGGTGTGTGACACGGCCCTGTGCCGGCAGGTGCAGCTGCTGGGGGTGCGGCTGGTGGTGGGCGTGGGCCGCCTGGCTGAGCAGCGGGCACGGCGGGCTCTGGCAAGTTTGATGCCCGAGGTCCAGGTGGAGGGGCTCCTGCACCCCTCCCCTCGCAGCCCACAGGCCAACAAGGGCTGGGAGGCAGTGGCCAAGGAGAGACTGAACGAGCTGGGCCTACTGCCGCTGTTGACCAGCTGA
- the SMUG1 gene encoding single-strand selective monofunctional uracil DNA glycosylase isoform X3 yields MGLWTRTLKIRPCHSSVYPWPCCLQDGSLKIKGDSGMAVPQPFPSGPHLQPAGALMEPQPSPRSLAEGFLQEELRLNDELRQLQFSELVGIVYNPVEYAWEPHRSYVTRYCQGPKQVLFLGMNPGPFGMAQTGVPFGEVSVVRDWLGLGGPVRTPPQEHPKRPVLGLECPQSEVSGARFWGFFRNLCGQPEVFFRHCFVHNLCPLLLLAPSGRNITPAELPAKQREQLLGVCDTALCRQVQLLGVRLVVGVGRLAEQRARRALASLMPEVQVEGLLHPSPRSPQANKGWEAVAKERLNELGLLPLLTS; encoded by the exons ATGGGGCTCTGGACCAG AACATTGAAAATAAGGCCTTGTCACTCTTCGGTGTATCCCTGGCCTTGCTGTCTTCAGGATGGGTCCCTAAAGATCAAAG GTGACAGTGGCATGGCTGTGCCCCAGCCTTTCCCATCGGGGCCCCACCTCCAGCCTGCAGGTGCCCTGATGgagccccagccctcccctcGAAGCCTGGCCGAGGGCTTCCTGCAGGAAGAGCTTCGGCTTAATGATGAGCTGAGGCAGCTGCAGTTTTCGGAGCTCGTGGGCATCGTCTACAACCCTGTGGAATATGCGTGGGAGCCACATCGCAGCTACGTGACCCGCTACTGCCAGGGCCCCAAGCAAGTGCTCTTCTTGGGCATGAACCCAGGACCCTTTGGCATGGCCCAGACGGGG GTGCCCTTTGGGGAAGTGAGTGTAGTCCGGGACTGGTTGGGCCTTGGGGGGCCTGTGCGGACCCCTCCCCAGGAGCACCCCAAGCGACCAGTGCTGGGACTGGAGTGCCCTCAGTCCGAGGTGAGCGGTGCCCGGTTCTGGGGCTTTTTCCGGAACCTCTGTGGACAGCCTGAGGTCTTCTTCCGTCACTGTTTCGTCCACAACCTGTGTCCACTGCTCCTTCTGGCTCCCAGCGGGCGCAACATCACCCCCGCTGAGCTGCCGGCCAAGCAGCGCGAGCAGCTCCTGGGGGTGTGTGACACGGCCCTGTGCCGGCAGGTGCAGCTGCTGGGGGTGCGGCTGGTGGTGGGCGTGGGCCGCCTGGCTGAGCAGCGGGCACGGCGGGCTCTGGCAAGTTTGATGCCCGAGGTCCAGGTGGAGGGGCTCCTGCACCCCTCCCCTCGCAGCCCACAGGCCAACAAGGGCTGGGAGGCAGTGGCCAAGGAGAGACTGAACGAGCTGGGCCTACTGCCGCTGTTGACCAGCTGA
- the SMUG1 gene encoding single-strand selective monofunctional uracil DNA glycosylase isoform X5 has translation MAVPQPFPSGPHLQPAGALMEPQPSPRSLAEGFLQEELRLNDELRQLQFSELVGIVYNPVEYAWEPHRSYVTRYCQGPKQVLFLGMNPGPFGMAQTGVPFGEVSVVRDWLGLGGPVRTPPQEHPKRPVLGLECPQSEVSGARFWGFFRNLCGQPEVFFRHCFVHNLCPLLLLAPSGRNITPAELPAKQREQLLGVCDTALCRQVQLLGVRLVVGVGRLAEQRARRALASLMPEVQVEGLLHPSPRSPQANKGWEAVAKERLNELGLLPLLTS, from the exons ATGGCTGTGCCCCAGCCTTTCCCATCGGGGCCCCACCTCCAGCCTGCAGGTGCCCTGATGgagccccagccctcccctcGAAGCCTGGCCGAGGGCTTCCTGCAGGAAGAGCTTCGGCTTAATGATGAGCTGAGGCAGCTGCAGTTTTCGGAGCTCGTGGGCATCGTCTACAACCCTGTGGAATATGCGTGGGAGCCACATCGCAGCTACGTGACCCGCTACTGCCAGGGCCCCAAGCAAGTGCTCTTCTTGGGCATGAACCCAGGACCCTTTGGCATGGCCCAGACGGGG GTGCCCTTTGGGGAAGTGAGTGTAGTCCGGGACTGGTTGGGCCTTGGGGGGCCTGTGCGGACCCCTCCCCAGGAGCACCCCAAGCGACCAGTGCTGGGACTGGAGTGCCCTCAGTCCGAGGTGAGCGGTGCCCGGTTCTGGGGCTTTTTCCGGAACCTCTGTGGACAGCCTGAGGTCTTCTTCCGTCACTGTTTCGTCCACAACCTGTGTCCACTGCTCCTTCTGGCTCCCAGCGGGCGCAACATCACCCCCGCTGAGCTGCCGGCCAAGCAGCGCGAGCAGCTCCTGGGGGTGTGTGACACGGCCCTGTGCCGGCAGGTGCAGCTGCTGGGGGTGCGGCTGGTGGTGGGCGTGGGCCGCCTGGCTGAGCAGCGGGCACGGCGGGCTCTGGCAAGTTTGATGCCCGAGGTCCAGGTGGAGGGGCTCCTGCACCCCTCCCCTCGCAGCCCACAGGCCAACAAGGGCTGGGAGGCAGTGGCCAAGGAGAGACTGAACGAGCTGGGCCTACTGCCGCTGTTGACCAGCTGA
- the SMUG1 gene encoding single-strand selective monofunctional uracil DNA glycosylase isoform X4, whose protein sequence is MPIITLKIRPCHSSVYPWPCCLQDGSLKIKGDSGMAVPQPFPSGPHLQPAGALMEPQPSPRSLAEGFLQEELRLNDELRQLQFSELVGIVYNPVEYAWEPHRSYVTRYCQGPKQVLFLGMNPGPFGMAQTGVPFGEVSVVRDWLGLGGPVRTPPQEHPKRPVLGLECPQSEVSGARFWGFFRNLCGQPEVFFRHCFVHNLCPLLLLAPSGRNITPAELPAKQREQLLGVCDTALCRQVQLLGVRLVVGVGRLAEQRARRALASLMPEVQVEGLLHPSPRSPQANKGWEAVAKERLNELGLLPLLTS, encoded by the exons ATGCCTATCAT AACATTGAAAATAAGGCCTTGTCACTCTTCGGTGTATCCCTGGCCTTGCTGTCTTCAGGATGGGTCCCTAAAGATCAAAG GTGACAGTGGCATGGCTGTGCCCCAGCCTTTCCCATCGGGGCCCCACCTCCAGCCTGCAGGTGCCCTGATGgagccccagccctcccctcGAAGCCTGGCCGAGGGCTTCCTGCAGGAAGAGCTTCGGCTTAATGATGAGCTGAGGCAGCTGCAGTTTTCGGAGCTCGTGGGCATCGTCTACAACCCTGTGGAATATGCGTGGGAGCCACATCGCAGCTACGTGACCCGCTACTGCCAGGGCCCCAAGCAAGTGCTCTTCTTGGGCATGAACCCAGGACCCTTTGGCATGGCCCAGACGGGG GTGCCCTTTGGGGAAGTGAGTGTAGTCCGGGACTGGTTGGGCCTTGGGGGGCCTGTGCGGACCCCTCCCCAGGAGCACCCCAAGCGACCAGTGCTGGGACTGGAGTGCCCTCAGTCCGAGGTGAGCGGTGCCCGGTTCTGGGGCTTTTTCCGGAACCTCTGTGGACAGCCTGAGGTCTTCTTCCGTCACTGTTTCGTCCACAACCTGTGTCCACTGCTCCTTCTGGCTCCCAGCGGGCGCAACATCACCCCCGCTGAGCTGCCGGCCAAGCAGCGCGAGCAGCTCCTGGGGGTGTGTGACACGGCCCTGTGCCGGCAGGTGCAGCTGCTGGGGGTGCGGCTGGTGGTGGGCGTGGGCCGCCTGGCTGAGCAGCGGGCACGGCGGGCTCTGGCAAGTTTGATGCCCGAGGTCCAGGTGGAGGGGCTCCTGCACCCCTCCCCTCGCAGCCCACAGGCCAACAAGGGCTGGGAGGCAGTGGCCAAGGAGAGACTGAACGAGCTGGGCCTACTGCCGCTGTTGACCAGCTGA